The Kwoniella dejecticola CBS 10117 chromosome 2, complete sequence genome segment ACAGGTAGACAGCTTATATCGCTACGGACTGCTAACTTAGCTTCGTTTAGACCGGTTTCACCCAGAATTTCGGCTTATTGCTGTACAACTCGTGGGTATCTTCAACATCCTTGACCACTCTCAAGCTATCTGCATCCTCGATACTTGTGTTAGGCTCCGAAATGATCCCTGTCCATCTTCACTATGCCGCTCACCGAGCGAGCATCATGTTCGCTCTGACCACTTCATGATGTCCTTTTCCCATCTAgcaatctcgtcatcttcgaatcAATTTCGCCACTCGTAGTCTCCGATGAACTTTTGAAATGAAATGAAGTTGATCCTTTCGGGCTCCATCAGTGTATAGAGATCAACCCAAGATCATATGTCACCGGTCTTCTTTGACTGACACAGTATGTCCTTCAAAGTGACATCTTCACCTATAGAAAGAGAGTTGCGAAGACTACCCGGGAGGAGCCAGTCATAATTGACGACTGTGATCTTGGTTTTACTGAAATCCTTGGGTAGTGGAGCAAAAGGCAGTTCATTAATCGATGGATACCGGTCGCTTGGCGTGTGGGAATTTGGCTCGAAGATCCATATTATCTTCCTAATTTCTCCTTTCAAAGCCGGGAAAGACCATGTACTCGAATCAATCGTCGACCAATAGCTATCACCGCAACGATAGGGCGACACGAAGATCAAAATCTCCAAGCGAGTCCAAACTGCTAAGTAACCTCTCAGAGTAAATAAGCGCAAAGACACATTGTGATTCCCTCTGAGTATGAGTACCTTGGGGTCACAGTTCGAAAGCAGGTTGCAGGAGGTTGTGAGATACCAGACGTGGCCTTGAAGATGAGCATCCCAGCCGTGTGGTTGGTTCGTCGGAAGAGCGATGTTCAGAACTTCGAGGTGAGGAAGTTGTAGACCACCAGCTAGCTGGGCACACCACTCCTGGTGGTGAGGAGCTATCGACAAATATTTCAGGCTTTTACTTGTTTGACCAGTCAAGTTGTCAACTTTGACGCTTCTGAAAGACGGATCTTGACTCGATATGTAACCATCAGCTGGTGCCAGAGTAACCCATTTATATAAAACCGGATGAGCGATTGACTGAAACTTCTTGGAGACAGCACAGAGTGAGGCGAGTGTCTCCTGGTCTTTGGAGGTGAAAGTCGAAATGATAAGGGAGAGAATCTCGTCTGGAAGCCGGTTGATCGCTGCGTAGGGCTCACTGATTGTGGTAGGGTGAGGATCTGCTGAGCTTGTATGAGACGGGTCTTCATGATCACTGGATGTAGACGATTGAGCggaggagatgatgcttCGGTCACCACTCTTGACTTCCGATGCGGGCTTGGTATGGtgtatctcgtcagctcagagcAGGGGTTTTGAGGCTTTTGTCCACGAGGAAGACCCACCTTTACATTTAGATTTGTCATTGCGATTAGCATGTGCTGATAGGGCTGAGATCAAAGGCACTCGTCTATGAGTTCTGATGAGAACGTCAGTGACAGGAGTGAACAAGTGAGAAGGCAGAGTTTTCGTTGAAGTACGAAAAGGATGGCTCGTGCCCGTTCCTTTCGTTCGCTCATGCTGAACGTCATATCCGATGCGCACAGACATCCTTACTTTCATAAAATACAAATGCAGCGGCTGGTGGGCTGTTTCATGTGTATAAGGCAAAAGCTGTATGAAAAGGCAAATTGAATAATCTAGATACATGAACGGATTTGGGCCCATTGATGATGCCGAACCTCTTTGAGGCATCCACTAAGTTATTTAAAGCTGAACAATTCATAAAGCCTTCCCTTTCCAAGCAGTGTATTCCCCATCAAACACTCCGTTGGTGACGGACGAAAAGATCTCTTCGACGTTCAGCGCTAACTTCTCGATCTCGCCGAAGAAGTAGTATCTCGCGACACCTTTACTTTGACTCGCCAGGGCGGTGAACTGGACAATCGATTTCCAAGCTTGATTTCTAGCTTGGAATACTTTTTCTCGCGAAGGATTGTCTGTGGAGATCATGTTGGATGGTTTGTGATGGGAACAATAGCCAGATCGACAAGTGCTGCATTTCGTATTAGGCTTGGCAGGTCCGAGGCAGTCCAGATTGTCTTTGATGCATCGAGCGCAAGGGGAATCCCGGGGTATAGATCGAGGGTAATCTTTCTGCGAAAGAGAATCGTAAGCATCAGCCAATGACAGATCATCGGGAGCAAGCTGGTGTAAATTACCATGATTTATTCCTTTTTGCGAGACCAATTTCTGGCTCTTGCTTTCTTTGGGACATCGTCAACGCTGGCGTCTGGCTTCGCTTCTCGCTTTTTAGCTCTCTTCTTTGCCGGAGATGGTCTGGAAGCGAGAGAATCGTCGGACTCAGGAGTCAAGGCGTGTCGATATCTGGTCGATTGCTGATCTCTCTAATTGCGGAGTGATATGTGTTAGCGATCAGACTCGATCGTGTGGATTTCGAACCTGATGAACCTACAGGCATGATGATTGTGTTCAGCATTGCAGGGGTGTTCTCGTCAGAATGACGACCAGAAGATAACACGAAGACAAAACAGATCAACAGATAGACATATGTAGCTGGAGGTACtgtacaacaacaacgacgacaatAAACACGTCGTCCGTAATCGAGTTCATCGCGTAAACAAGTCATCTTATATCAGTCTGATGCGCACAGACAAGTCAGTCGTCAAGAGGTCCTTTCCGATCAAGTCGCGTTGGTTGATAGCATGTTCAAACCCTGATCGTGTTCTCGCGATTGACAAAGATATGAAGTAGTATCGACACCGATCCGAAAACCGCACGCAATGAGCTTTGGCATGAAATTCATTTTTGTGAGAATGTCATGATCGCTTGTCCTCTCCTCCGGATGTACACCCAGTACCGCCTGGTTTAGCCTCAAATCGATCCTCGTTTTCAATAGACATCTTGACACAATACTTTTTGGGAAAGTGCGGCAGGCATAAATCAGAGCCGATATGATGGTCACAACTGCATTTTCAGACAGGAAACAGATCAACTTCATTTTTTTTGACTGATTCACCTTTGTTATAACGCATCACCGTATAACGGACTCGAGGCCTTCCATTAGGGAATTTATGTCGAAGGGTGTATTATCTCCCTCAGATGCTCTTAGACCGATAGATTGCTTTTTTAATCTATACATGTTGGCCATGCCAAGTGGGATATGAAACGAGTACGTATCTTTACTTCAGCGATCATGCTCTACCGTCACTGGACATCTACCGTCACTAAACATCTGCTAAGGGTCATCCCCATGAAGTCACTGTTTGACCTGTACAGCAACAATCATAATTTCATCTTACCCTCTACGCTCGCGATCAATCGCCTTTTGCCATCTGACCATCTCTGCCTCATCAAACCAATCCCTCcaatccttctcctcttcgaggAACTCAGCGAGCGAAGAGAATTTTACGTCTTTCTGTTGATCGTCCAGGTTTTTAGAGTATCTATCTGCCCAATCGTACTTCGCGTGATGTCGGAATATACCTTCTGAATCTGTAGGAGAGGGCTCGTTGTATTCGCCTAAGGCATACATAGATGGAGGACCGACGTTGACAACCGTATTCCGCGCTTTTGGATGATAAGACATCAGAGCTCTCAACAGATTTCGCTCGATGGGATCGCTGAGGTGGTGAGGTCTTGGTGTTGGATCATGGGCAGCTGTTGGGTCGAAGACCCAGAAGACTTTCTTCAGTctgggaaaggaaagatatGGCTTTCCAAAATATTGATTGTACCCCCAATAACTGTCTGAGGTATAGGAAGATACGAAAATCAAGTCCTCCACACCGCAAGCCGTCTCATCCGAAAGGTGGACTCTGCCTTCCGAATACAAAGAGGCAATGTTGGCTGAGACTGAACAGATGAGGATTAGTGTGATAGGTTTCGTGTCCTTGACCAAATGACAAGGAGATTGTCTTCGATTGACAGTTGACGAGTGCAGACTACCAATCCAAGGGGACCCGCCAATGTCCAAGCGCATCGTTGTCAGGTTGGGAAGGTCGATATGTCGAGGTCTAGGGAGTCTACACCATCGTTCGTCATGTTGGGCAATCGTAAGTTTCTTCACCATTTCTCGAGATTCTTGCCTCCAGCAGGTAACGTTGATAGGTCGTATCTGAGATCCGTTGCTATTTTCTACTGCAGGAGGGGCCAGCCGCATTGATCGCCAGAGAAGCGGTTCAGCGATTGATTGGAATCGTTTCGATACGACGCAGCACGAAGCGAGTGTGCCTTGGTTATAAGCTGACAGATTTGGAGGATATTGTGAATGAGTTCGGCTGGCAGTTGAGGGACACTGGAAATATTTTTGTCTTGATGATTGGCAGGAGGAGATCCGGAGATGAGAGCTGGTTTTGGCTGAGCCTTTCGAGCTCGTTTGCGCTGTTGATAATCTCGTCAGCGTCGAATCAGATGTGAACAAAGGAGTGACATTACCATGGACGATCTGTGACTCACCACCATTTTGGATCCAGGTGATCAATTTCTCAGTATGTTTCGGAGAACGGTGATGCCGAAAAGGAAGCAGAAGAGTGGCAACGAaaaagaaggggaagaatgagaacgagaaggacATAAAAGATGCAACTCTGGTCTGACATTGCGTTAAACAATATACACAATCGCGTCAACCATGAACGTGATGACAGATACCATCAAAACACGTCACTCTCATAGCAATGCAACATCAATGTCTATCTCTCTGCCACATGATACTATATGATGCGCACGGACATGACTGAGAGTGGGGAAAGGACCGTGCGAAGGACACGTCACTCCCCTAGCATCGGCGTATATTACTATGTTCGACTCAAGTGTTACAACATCTCTCTCGATAAATTGCCTGACATTCCCAAAGCAATTCATTCCGGCTGACCGTTCCATGGCGAGATGGACCTCGAAGTAAAGCCCAGCAGTCCCCCAAATCACCGGACTCTGCCAAGTGAGATCATTCACCAGATCCTCTCCTACTTCTGCATTCAGGACCTCTCCACTTTATCCGACTGTTCTCTGGTCTCAAGGCAGTTCAACGGAATTGCCACTCCATTATTATGGCGATGGCTCTATCTCAAACCACCTACCACAATCCATACCGAACAGGACGCCCAGGAACCCAGTCATCAAACCAAGACAGAGAACTGGACAGTCGACTTACTCAAGCACGTCAAGATTCTGAGTATATCTACACATCAAGAAAATTGGTGCGCCCATAGCAAGATTATCTCCTTACCGAACTTAGAGGTACTCCGTCTGAAAGTCCATAGCGAGCTATCAGGTCGATCGGAATATCATCACGAGCTGAATTTCGGACAGCCTGAACACGATCCCCAACCATGTCCACTTGTAAAAAATCTGAAGCCAAAGGTCATCATATGGGAACGGACTGGGTATTCTTCTTTGTGCCTCGACGAAGCTCCGTCTTTACCCACCTCGGTTTGGTCGCACGTCGAAACTCTGATTTTCCTCGCGTCATCCATTGACGCTGGGACTCGACATACGAGGTGCAACTTCAGTCTTCCCAAGGAGATacccaagctcaagaagataTACTGGATATACGATCCTGTTTCTACTTATAGGGACGAAGAGGTACATTGGTCGGATCAGGAACCATTCTGGAGCTCGATTCCAAAGCTCGACACCTGGGTGTTACTCAACGTCATCCTCAGATCGCCTAGATGCGatatcgacatcgtcaatttAAGATCAACGGTATTGAGACGTAGACACCTGCGTGACTCGTTCACCGAGActcaaaagctgatgaaAATTCAGATCCTGAATGAGATGGGATATGAGCTGGAGGGAGCAATGGATCAAGACTTCATAATTCCGAAGGACATGAAATACTGTTCGGAacatctcagcttcctcagtATGGCTGAGTTCATTGCAGAAAAGGATGCAAGGGGGTGGTTCGAACCATTCGAAGTACGCGCATGGCAGGACGCGATGTATGAGGCGGAATCTGggacagaagaggaacgagagaAGATGCACGACCAAAGTCTGAAAGAGTAGAGTAGGGAAGGAGAGCCCGTGTAGCATGGTTTTTCAAATGCAGTAGCCCGAAGTCTCAGCCTCGGATAGGTGATCGAAAGCTAGATTTATGCGTTACATCGCCGAGTCCCCCTATAACATGTAGATCATTCTATATCTTACGTATATATCCATTCGACTCTGTAAATGTCCATGTGACACATGTTACAGTATTTTAGGTACCGGTCTTTATGCGTAATGGTCGATGAGCGAATCACGCATTTCATTGATGACAGCAGCCGAAGTTTGACCTTGGAGACCTGtcgagacgagatgatcagCGTCAGTAGTGAACTCCACAGGGAATCATGGACAGATGTCACGGGGAATTGAGCAGGAAAGAGACACCCACGGAAAGTAGCTTCGATCACACTGATTTCAGTAGCAGTAGTGTCCAAACCGGTGAAAGCACACCAGTCGTTGACTACTAAACCTGCTCCGATGACTTCCGAGCCTCGGTTGACGGTTCCTGCGACTAACGGTActtgaagaagggatgataaTTCGTCGAGCTCTGATCGGGATGTTTTAGGGTGAACAAGACCTCCCTGTGAGCAAGGCGGGGTATGGtcagcctcttcctcttacGTATGCGATTAGGCAGTCACGTCTTGAAGAtcaggaaagaagagagaggtGATTGATTGTGTTTGACAAGGAGGCAAGGGGGCAATGAGGCAAGGACGAAATACTCACTTGATTCGACAAAGCACAATAACTCCCCACCAAGACATTACTAGCTACAGTCTGTCTGAAAACCTCTACCTTTAATGTATCCGCTATGATCTCTTCCGTCTCTCGATCTATATCCGGGTGGACCAGCGCCACGTAGTCGTTACATGCGATGACGTTTCCCAATGCAGACAGACGCTCCTCGATACGTTGGATAGCGACTGAGGGGGGAAGGGAGTTTCGAAGATGTTGTAATTCTTGATCGGTCGTTGTTGAGGGTACCAATAGTCCATGTCTGTTTCCAGCTGTCAATCTACCGACAATACGTGTTCCGCCTATCGTAGTGTGGACGATAGGGATGACGTCGGATAGCTCAGATTCGAAGACCGAGTAGAAGTTGGTAGAGGAAGCTAAGGCTGTTAAACAGTAACTACAATACCAAGCAGCCATCTTAGATCAGCAACGGTTCTACCGCGTGACGCGAGCGGCAGCGTCCTGTCAGACACGACGAGATAAAACACGCACGCATTGGTGAGTTTGGAGAATACTCCAATATCAGTGGAGTTTTCGAATTGGGTTCCTATACGCGCATTCCTCGTCAGTCCTGTTCAAGACAAGACGAACGATGAAGAGTACTTACGGACAGCCATGATGTAAGACTATGATTCTTTTGTTGTTTGCTCTAAGGTGGATCCGGGTGAAAGCTGAGAGGATCAGGTGCTTCTCTGATCCTAGGTGATTACAGATGTGTCTTGAACTACGTTTGGAAGGTGTGATATTGTGTTATATACCTTTTTGATGATACCTTTCATCGATGACATtattgctgctgctgctttcTCAAAATAAAATTGCCATCGGATCCGAGGGAATCATCGATACTTAAAATGGGTAACATAACTAAATTAATCACTCGTACCTGATTCTAGAACTGTAGCGAGTGCAAGCGGATTCACGTAAATAACCGTTGACGTCCAACATTCTTTCGTTCGTGCTAATGATATCTCAGCGTCGGATCCGCCATATGCTTCACTCACAACGCTAAGCACAGGTCAGCCAATTGTACCGTCTGAGGAAATAGCAGCGACTCATCGGAACGATTTGTCCCAAGATGAAGCTACAGCAATACATCAATTC includes the following:
- a CDS encoding eukaryotic translation initiation factor 6, which gives rise to MAVRTQFENSTDIGVFSKLTNAYCLTALASSTNFYSVFESELSDVIPIVHTTIGGTRIVGRLTAGNRHGLLVPSTTTDQELQHLRNSLPPSVAIQRIEERLSALGNVIACNDYVALVHPDIDRETEEIIADTLKVEVFRQTVASNVLVGSYCALSNQGGLVHPKTSRSELDELSSLLQVPLVAGTVNRGSEVIGAGLVVNDWCAFTGLDTTATEISVIEATFRLQGQTSAAVINEMRDSLIDHYA